A genomic segment from Actinoplanes sichuanensis encodes:
- a CDS encoding S8 family serine peptidase — protein MRALTRTGVALAALALVGAGVPAPGHRGLSDAGWSGMWLSGTTAGDTTSVVTTLKQVRSAIGADTGTAATLTGKGVGIALIDTGVAPVPGIPAAQVVNGPDLSFESQSPSLRYLDTYGHGTHMAGLIIGNDTATGTKGIAPGARLTSIKVGTSNGAVDVTQMIAAIDWVVKNRNHDPANPIKIISLSYGTGGNPAVWDDPLTLAVQQAWKAGITVVAAAGNQGNGYGKLTHPAQGTSVIAVGAADTYGTATTADDQLSAYTNLASNGRPLDVLAPGTSIPSLRVPGSNIDVSFPAARNGDTLFRGSGTSQATAVTAAAAALVLQARPTLTPLQLKYLLINGTYLSKGKAATLGVKEINVSMALAGAAAGGGDAIGESTGAGMLDTTRGSSRVSADGVQLSGQNTIFGPFDAATWATRARAQTAWSGGVWMGYRMAGDGWTGTSYASKTWASATWSGGSWGGSKNWTDPAWTGRAWSGRAWSGAAWTGRFWSSDDWSSSRWG, from the coding sequence GTGCGTGCTCTCACACGGACGGGCGTGGCGCTGGCCGCGCTGGCCCTCGTCGGCGCAGGCGTCCCGGCGCCCGGACATCGCGGCCTGAGCGACGCCGGCTGGTCCGGCATGTGGCTGTCCGGCACGACCGCGGGCGACACCACGTCCGTGGTGACGACGCTCAAGCAGGTGCGTTCCGCGATCGGCGCGGACACCGGCACCGCCGCCACGCTGACCGGCAAGGGCGTCGGGATCGCCCTGATCGACACCGGGGTCGCCCCGGTCCCCGGGATTCCGGCCGCCCAGGTGGTCAACGGGCCCGACCTCTCGTTCGAATCGCAGAGCCCGAGCCTGCGCTACCTCGACACCTACGGTCACGGCACGCACATGGCCGGCCTCATCATCGGCAACGACACCGCCACCGGCACGAAAGGCATCGCGCCGGGCGCCCGACTCACCTCGATCAAGGTCGGCACCTCCAACGGAGCCGTCGACGTGACACAGATGATCGCCGCGATCGACTGGGTGGTGAAGAACCGCAACCACGACCCGGCGAACCCGATCAAGATCATCAGTCTGTCGTACGGGACCGGCGGCAACCCGGCCGTCTGGGACGACCCGCTGACCCTGGCCGTGCAGCAGGCCTGGAAGGCGGGCATCACCGTGGTCGCGGCCGCTGGCAACCAGGGCAACGGCTACGGCAAGCTCACCCACCCGGCCCAGGGCACGTCGGTGATCGCGGTCGGAGCGGCCGACACCTACGGCACCGCCACCACCGCCGACGACCAACTGTCCGCCTACACCAACCTCGCCTCCAACGGCCGCCCGCTCGACGTACTCGCACCGGGGACGTCGATCCCGTCGCTGCGGGTGCCGGGATCCAACATCGACGTGTCGTTCCCGGCGGCCCGCAACGGCGACACCCTGTTCCGCGGCTCCGGCACCTCCCAGGCGACCGCCGTCACCGCCGCGGCCGCCGCCCTGGTTCTGCAGGCCCGCCCGACCCTGACCCCGTTGCAGCTCAAGTACCTGCTGATCAACGGCACCTACCTGAGTAAGGGCAAAGCCGCGACGCTCGGCGTCAAGGAGATCAACGTGTCGATGGCGCTGGCCGGGGCCGCGGCCGGCGGCGGCGACGCGATCGGCGAGTCGACCGGCGCCGGAATGCTCGACACCACCCGGGGCAGCAGCCGCGTCTCCGCCGACGGGGTGCAGCTCAGCGGCCAGAACACCATCTTCGGCCCGTTCGACGCGGCGACCTGGGCCACCCGGGCCAGGGCACAGACCGCCTGGTCCGGGGGCGTGTGGATGGGCTACCGGATGGCCGGCGACGGCTGGACCGGTACGTCCTACGCGTCCAAGACGTGGGCGTCGGCGACCTGGTCCGGTGGTTCCTGGGGCGGCTCGAAGAACTGGACCGACCCGGCGTGGACCGGGCGGGCCTGGAGCGGCCGGGCGTGGAGCGGCGCCGCGTGGACCGGCCGGTTCTGGTCCAGCGACGACTGGTCATCGTCGCGCTGGGGCTGA
- a CDS encoding DUF6069 family protein, which produces MRTLTLPGGARVAVDTEHWHDVFAVVDRGRVQLESRTGEPGPVLDRDAGFWLRGTGVRALRNPGRRTARIRLITRNPNSGGTTMSDTLTRPTHRILGFVGRGLPAALAATVITTIAAAVVRAAGVTFEVPAGGETIPLPGFATVTGFFSLVGVVIAAALLRWSARPAERFRWTAVALTVVSLVPPFLVGAAAATIAALVGLHLVAAAVMIPLLVRGLRASAPARR; this is translated from the coding sequence GTGCGGACGCTCACGCTGCCCGGCGGCGCCCGCGTCGCCGTGGACACCGAGCACTGGCACGACGTGTTCGCCGTCGTCGACCGCGGCCGGGTTCAGCTGGAGTCGCGGACCGGTGAACCCGGCCCGGTCCTGGACCGGGACGCCGGTTTCTGGCTGCGCGGAACCGGTGTCCGGGCGCTGCGCAACCCCGGTCGGCGCACCGCGCGGATCCGGCTGATCACCCGAAACCCGAACAGTGGAGGCACCACCATGAGCGACACCCTGACCCGTCCCACCCATCGCATCCTCGGCTTCGTCGGTCGTGGCCTGCCGGCCGCGCTCGCGGCCACGGTGATCACCACGATCGCCGCCGCCGTCGTGCGGGCCGCCGGGGTCACCTTCGAGGTCCCGGCCGGCGGGGAGACGATCCCGTTGCCCGGCTTCGCCACCGTGACCGGCTTCTTCTCGCTGGTCGGGGTGGTCATCGCGGCTGCGCTGCTGCGATGGAGCGCCCGTCCGGCCGAGCGGTTCCGGTGGACGGCGGTGGCGCTGACCGTCGTCTCGCTGGTCCCGCCGTTTCTGGTGGGTGCGGCCGCCGCGACGATCGCGGCCCTGGTCGGGCTGCATCTCGTCGCGGCGGCGGTGATGATCCCGCTGCTGGTACGGGGGTTGCGGGCGTCAGCCCCAGCGCGACGATGA
- a CDS encoding RNA polymerase subunit sigma-70 yields MMNDVDEVAFSGLTEQHRRELHVHCYRMLGSFEDAEDTVQETFLRAWRKRDTFQGRSTFRAWLYRIATNACLDLLAKCRPEPAAGGEVQWLQPYPDRLLDEVDGPESVAVARETIELAYVVAVQHLAPRPRAVLILRDVLGWPAKEVADLLGDSVNSVNSALQRARAGMREHLPAERQDWTGDPDSDAETRAVVRRFTEASVAADIPALTAMLRADARASMPPTPGLRLGRDAVVGDWIADGFDTMTGLRALPTAVNRQPALAFYHWNKAEGVFLPLTLDVLRITGGVVTEVTTFHADRFAGLGLPESLPADGSQ; encoded by the coding sequence ATGATGAACGACGTGGACGAGGTGGCGTTCTCGGGGCTGACCGAACAGCACCGGCGCGAGTTGCACGTGCACTGCTACCGGATGCTGGGGTCGTTCGAGGACGCCGAGGACACCGTGCAGGAGACGTTCCTGCGGGCGTGGCGTAAGCGGGACACCTTCCAGGGGCGGTCCACGTTCCGGGCCTGGCTGTACCGGATCGCCACCAACGCCTGCCTCGACCTGCTGGCCAAGTGCCGCCCCGAACCGGCGGCCGGCGGCGAGGTGCAGTGGCTGCAGCCGTACCCGGACCGGCTGCTCGACGAGGTCGACGGCCCGGAGTCGGTGGCCGTCGCGCGGGAGACGATCGAGTTGGCGTACGTGGTGGCGGTGCAGCATCTGGCGCCGCGTCCGCGGGCCGTGCTGATCCTGCGCGACGTGCTGGGCTGGCCCGCCAAGGAGGTCGCCGACCTGCTCGGTGACTCGGTGAACTCGGTCAACAGCGCCCTGCAGCGGGCTCGCGCCGGGATGCGTGAGCACCTGCCGGCCGAGCGCCAGGACTGGACCGGTGACCCGGACAGTGACGCCGAGACCCGCGCGGTCGTGCGCCGGTTCACCGAGGCCAGCGTGGCCGCCGACATCCCGGCGCTGACCGCGATGCTGCGCGCCGACGCTCGTGCCTCGATGCCGCCGACGCCGGGCCTGCGCCTCGGGCGGGACGCGGTGGTCGGCGACTGGATCGCCGACGGTTTCGACACGATGACCGGCCTGCGTGCGCTGCCGACCGCGGTCAACCGTCAGCCCGCCCTGGCCTTCTACCACTGGAACAAGGCCGAGGGTGTGTTCCTGCCGCTGACTCTGGACGTCCTGCGGATCACCGGGGGCGTGGTCACCGAGGTGACGACCTTCCACGCCGACCGGTTCGCGGGACTGGGGCTGCCGGAGAGCCTGCCGGCCGACGGTTCGCAGTAG
- a CDS encoding DUF1963 domain-containing protein: MDDQGRFRRAALTAGLPADEVGRFIDHLRLTVRLAGGTGDVVAGRAGGRPHLPAGRGWPSEQGGALPFVFSVDCAALPAVDGSSLPADGSLLFFLDHEQDHLTGRHGRVLHIPAGTETTAAEPPDRDLVAEEYALHATLIAELPDWLDPADEDDDEDYLSPIQKQLAEDLPHLDELRALAEEIWPRDNGLATAYLGGHVTDEVITSIAEQTLAGREKAGEIVVPVANWYSHVEREKHRLAGEWLQLAAFSTSDDLYYGSFVIRADDLVAGHLDRALSVTDFSE; this comes from the coding sequence ATGGATGATCAGGGGCGGTTTCGCCGGGCGGCGCTCACGGCCGGTCTCCCGGCCGACGAGGTCGGCCGATTCATCGACCATCTTCGCCTGACGGTCCGACTGGCCGGCGGCACCGGCGACGTCGTGGCCGGCCGGGCCGGCGGGCGGCCGCACCTGCCGGCGGGTCGGGGGTGGCCGTCCGAGCAGGGCGGTGCACTGCCGTTCGTCTTCTCCGTCGACTGCGCGGCACTTCCGGCGGTCGACGGTTCCAGCCTGCCGGCGGACGGTTCGCTGCTGTTCTTCCTCGACCATGAGCAGGACCACCTGACCGGCCGGCACGGACGCGTCCTGCACATACCGGCCGGCACCGAGACCACGGCCGCCGAACCGCCGGACCGGGACCTGGTCGCCGAGGAGTACGCCCTGCACGCGACCCTGATCGCGGAGCTACCCGACTGGCTCGACCCGGCCGACGAGGACGACGACGAGGACTACCTGTCACCGATCCAGAAGCAGCTCGCCGAGGACCTGCCGCACCTCGACGAACTCCGCGCTCTGGCCGAGGAGATCTGGCCCCGCGACAACGGGCTGGCCACCGCCTACCTCGGCGGCCACGTCACCGACGAGGTGATCACCAGCATCGCCGAGCAGACCCTCGCCGGGCGGGAGAAGGCCGGCGAGATCGTCGTTCCGGTCGCGAACTGGTACTCCCACGTAGAACGGGAGAAACACCGCCTGGCGGGGGAGTGGCTGCAGTTGGCCGCCTTCTCGACATCCGACGATCTCTATTACGGCAGTTTCGTGATCCGCGCCGACGATCTGGTCGCCGGCCACCTCGACCGGGCATTGTCCGTCACCGACTTCAGTGAATGA
- a CDS encoding thioesterase family protein: protein MDGAFYVRVGDDEFASTEATTSPWDPRMQHGGPPAGLLARAVEMTRPDADMPIARLTVDMLGPIPQGRIRTEARILRPGRRVEMIEAKLFADDRLAVTATAWRIQNQKNISEGYAQSTPPPPLPGPQPQEFFTGISPDWGYGNAIEWRFVDGSFTEPGPVSLWARVRLPLVAGETPSTIQHLAVLADSTNGVSGLVPLDDWLFIPPTMTMTVARPPEGPWLHLAAHTTIAPHGTGVAQGTIRDPQGLVAVVDQPLLVRPR from the coding sequence GTGGACGGTGCCTTCTATGTTCGGGTCGGCGACGACGAATTCGCGTCGACCGAAGCGACCACCAGCCCGTGGGATCCGCGGATGCAGCACGGCGGGCCACCGGCCGGACTGCTCGCCCGCGCCGTCGAGATGACCCGCCCGGACGCCGACATGCCGATCGCGCGGCTCACCGTCGACATGCTCGGCCCCATCCCGCAGGGCCGGATCCGGACCGAGGCCCGCATTCTGCGGCCCGGCCGCCGCGTCGAGATGATCGAGGCCAAGCTGTTCGCCGACGACCGCCTCGCCGTCACCGCGACCGCCTGGCGGATCCAAAACCAGAAGAACATCTCCGAGGGGTACGCCCAGAGCACCCCGCCACCACCACTGCCCGGCCCGCAGCCCCAGGAGTTCTTCACCGGCATCAGCCCCGACTGGGGATACGGCAACGCCATCGAGTGGCGTTTCGTGGACGGTTCCTTCACCGAACCCGGGCCGGTCAGCCTCTGGGCCCGGGTCCGGCTGCCGCTGGTCGCGGGCGAGACCCCGTCGACGATCCAGCACCTGGCCGTCCTCGCCGACTCCACCAACGGCGTCTCCGGCTTGGTCCCACTCGACGACTGGCTGTTCATCCCGCCCACCATGACGATGACCGTGGCTCGCCCACCGGAGGGCCCGTGGCTGCACCTGGCCGCCCACACCACGATCGCCCCGCACGGCACCGGCGTCGCGCAGGGCACGATCCGCGACCCACAGGGCCTCGTCGCGGTCGTCGACCAGCCGCTGCTGGTGCGCCCACGCTGA
- a CDS encoding class I SAM-dependent methyltransferase — protein sequence MTDDRLEGLLAEQIAYYRARADEYDRTYPVDAGARARLLGELEAHAPYGRVLELACGTGQWTVELARHATTLTAVDAAPEVLAICRQRMGAADVDLIEADLFRWRPPERYDLVFFSAWLSHVPPQRFDAFWDLVADCLEPGGRVFVIDELPAVATVEHAAPDQPAPAVHREVGGGATFRAVKVLYSPSELVARLGSLGWTVEITTVGWRFFCASLGRDKGCDQS from the coding sequence ATGACCGACGACCGACTCGAGGGTCTGCTGGCCGAGCAGATCGCCTATTACCGGGCCCGCGCCGACGAATACGACCGGACATATCCGGTCGACGCGGGCGCCCGGGCGCGGCTGCTCGGTGAACTGGAGGCGCACGCCCCGTACGGGCGGGTGCTGGAACTGGCGTGCGGCACCGGACAGTGGACGGTGGAACTCGCCCGCCACGCCACCACGCTGACCGCCGTCGACGCGGCGCCCGAGGTGCTGGCGATCTGCCGGCAACGGATGGGTGCGGCCGACGTGGACCTCATCGAAGCAGACCTGTTCCGGTGGCGCCCGCCGGAGCGGTACGACCTCGTCTTCTTCTCGGCCTGGCTGTCGCACGTGCCGCCGCAACGCTTCGACGCGTTCTGGGATCTCGTCGCCGACTGTCTGGAGCCGGGCGGCCGGGTGTTCGTGATCGACGAACTGCCGGCGGTCGCCACGGTGGAACACGCCGCCCCGGATCAGCCTGCCCCGGCGGTGCACCGCGAGGTCGGTGGGGGTGCGACCTTCCGCGCGGTCAAGGTCCTCTACTCCCCCTCGGAACTGGTCGCGCGGCTCGGTTCCCTCGGGTGGACCGTGGAGATCACGACTGTCGGTTGGCGGTTCTTCTGCGCCTCACTGGGCCGCGACAAGGGGTGCGATCAGTCGTAG
- a CDS encoding alpha/beta hydrolase, which translates to MVTRGALAVLLVLVLIFLSVWAGQRKLIYFPDRAAPPAPASGREITLRTADGLRLVAWLLPPRSGTPDKRLSVLVLHGNAGSRAGRESLAAALTAQGLTVLLLDYRGYGGNPGSPSEAGLAQDADAAHAYLAGLGQPILYFGESLGAAVATALATRHPPAALLLRSPFTDLPAAAAAHYPFLPVGLLLRDRYPVQSLISRVTVPTAVVYGTADQVVPAEQSRAVADAAADLVRLEVVDGADHNDRVLAEGSPVIATVTALVDEIDRRA; encoded by the coding sequence ATGGTCACGCGCGGTGCTCTGGCCGTACTCCTCGTGTTGGTGTTGATCTTTCTGTCGGTCTGGGCCGGGCAGCGGAAGCTGATCTACTTCCCGGACCGTGCGGCGCCGCCGGCCCCGGCCAGCGGCCGCGAGATCACCTTGCGCACCGCGGACGGGCTGCGGCTCGTCGCCTGGCTTCTCCCACCCCGCAGCGGTACGCCCGACAAGCGCCTGTCCGTGCTGGTCCTCCATGGAAACGCCGGAAGTCGCGCCGGACGCGAGTCGCTGGCGGCCGCGCTGACCGCGCAGGGACTGACCGTGCTGCTACTGGACTATCGGGGCTATGGCGGCAATCCGGGCAGCCCGTCGGAGGCCGGGCTGGCGCAGGACGCCGACGCCGCGCACGCCTACCTGGCCGGGCTCGGCCAGCCGATCCTGTACTTCGGCGAGAGTCTCGGCGCGGCCGTCGCCACCGCGCTGGCGACCCGGCATCCACCCGCGGCGTTGCTGCTGCGTTCGCCGTTCACCGACCTGCCCGCCGCCGCAGCCGCACACTATCCGTTCCTGCCGGTCGGTCTGCTGCTGCGCGACCGGTACCCGGTGCAGTCGCTGATCTCGCGGGTGACGGTCCCGACGGCGGTCGTCTACGGCACCGCCGACCAGGTCGTCCCGGCCGAGCAGAGCCGCGCCGTGGCCGACGCCGCCGCCGACCTGGTCCGGCTCGAGGTGGTCGACGGCGCCGACCACAACGACCGCGTCCTGGCCGAGGGGTCACCGGTGATCGCCACCGTGACCGCCCTCGTCGACGAGATCGACCGGCGAGCGTGA
- a CDS encoding CPBP family intramembrane glutamic endopeptidase, which translates to MNDTATATVAVTRPGRLAAKLLADRHSLPLSIGLHLVPGMLIVAAYFLLAEPFVEAIGYPIFMAWAVALVVVLVPVLFGLLWLGRRRNGRWSLRGVLHYVDRPIPRGRVAAMIAGLIVWMTVVSLALTPLDNLVYDKLFTWVPFEGAGGSATTYLDGYAHSLLVTTMVICLPLTGFALPLIEELYFRGFLLPRIAHLRAGAPVLNTVLFSVYHFWAPWTVLSKVIFLLPGVWLVWRRQDIRLSIGMHAGTTLLMASVGTLALMLNLI; encoded by the coding sequence ATGAACGACACCGCCACCGCCACCGTCGCCGTCACCCGCCCGGGCCGCCTCGCCGCGAAGCTGCTCGCCGACCGTCACTCACTGCCGCTGTCGATCGGGTTGCATCTCGTGCCCGGGATGCTGATCGTCGCGGCCTACTTCCTGCTGGCCGAACCGTTCGTCGAGGCGATCGGCTATCCGATCTTCATGGCCTGGGCGGTCGCCCTGGTCGTCGTTCTGGTGCCGGTGCTGTTCGGCCTGCTGTGGCTGGGCCGGCGACGTAACGGCCGATGGTCGCTGCGGGGTGTGCTGCACTACGTGGACAGACCGATTCCGCGGGGTCGGGTCGCCGCCATGATCGCCGGTCTGATCGTGTGGATGACCGTGGTGTCGCTCGCGCTGACCCCACTGGACAACCTGGTCTACGACAAGCTCTTCACCTGGGTGCCGTTCGAGGGTGCCGGCGGCAGCGCCACCACCTACCTCGACGGGTACGCCCACTCGCTGCTGGTGACCACGATGGTGATCTGCCTGCCGCTGACCGGTTTCGCGCTGCCGCTGATCGAGGAGCTGTACTTCCGTGGTTTCCTGCTGCCCCGCATCGCCCACCTGCGGGCCGGGGCGCCGGTACTCAACACGGTGCTGTTCTCGGTGTACCACTTCTGGGCCCCGTGGACGGTCCTGTCGAAGGTGATCTTCCTGCTCCCCGGCGTGTGGCTGGTCTGGCGCCGGCAGGACATCCGCCTGTCGATCGGCATGCACGCCGGCACCACACTGCTGATGGCCTCGGTCGGCACCCTCGCCCTGATGCTCAACCTGATCTGA
- a CDS encoding LLM class flavin-dependent oxidoreductase, translated as MPTALSLLDLAPISAGQTARDSFAASVALAQTAERAGYQRVWYAEHHNMAVIASSATSVVIGHVAEHTSTIRLGAGGVMLPNHSPLVIAEQFGTLETLHPGRIDLGLGRAPGSDQVTMRALRRDHLSADTFPQDVVELQGYLAGESVIPGVEAVPRAEQPVPLYILGSSLFGAQLAARLGLPYAFASHFAPDALHQAVRVYRETFTPSAQLAEPYVIVGVNVVAADDHDQAVAQMTAAYRARTRAFITRGTRGRNFTDAEIDAFLASPGGEHLRSMTRYTAVGTPDEVRDYLQEFAATAQADELITAHHAQSVPDRLRSVELTGAAMAAPAVA; from the coding sequence ATGCCCACCGCACTCTCCCTGCTCGACCTGGCGCCGATCTCCGCCGGGCAGACCGCACGTGACAGCTTCGCCGCCAGCGTGGCCCTCGCCCAGACCGCCGAACGCGCCGGATACCAGCGGGTCTGGTACGCCGAGCACCACAACATGGCGGTCATCGCGTCCTCGGCCACCAGCGTCGTCATCGGGCACGTCGCCGAGCACACCTCGACGATCCGGCTCGGCGCCGGCGGCGTGATGCTGCCCAATCACTCGCCGCTGGTGATCGCCGAACAGTTCGGCACCCTGGAGACCCTGCACCCGGGGCGCATCGACCTCGGGCTCGGCCGGGCCCCCGGCAGCGACCAGGTCACCATGCGGGCGCTGCGCCGCGACCACCTGTCCGCCGACACCTTCCCGCAGGACGTCGTCGAGCTGCAGGGCTACCTGGCCGGCGAATCGGTGATCCCGGGAGTGGAAGCCGTACCCCGGGCCGAGCAGCCGGTGCCGCTCTACATCCTCGGGTCGTCACTGTTCGGGGCGCAGCTCGCCGCCCGGCTCGGCCTGCCGTATGCGTTCGCGTCGCACTTCGCCCCGGACGCCCTGCACCAGGCGGTCCGCGTCTACCGCGAGACGTTCACCCCGTCCGCCCAGCTCGCCGAGCCGTACGTGATCGTCGGGGTCAACGTCGTCGCCGCCGACGACCATGACCAGGCGGTGGCGCAGATGACCGCCGCCTATCGGGCCCGGACCAGGGCGTTCATCACCCGTGGCACCCGTGGCCGCAACTTCACCGACGCCGAGATCGACGCGTTCCTGGCCTCACCCGGCGGCGAGCACCTGCGGTCGATGACCCGCTACACGGCCGTCGGCACCCCCGACGAGGTCCGCGACTACCTGCAGGAGTTCGCCGCGACCGCGCAGGCCGACGAGCTGATCACCGCCCACCACGCCCAGTCGGTCCCGGACCGGCTGCGTTCGGTCGAGCTGACCGGAGCCGCGATGGCCGCCCCGGCCGTGGCCTGA
- a CDS encoding ArsR/SmtB family transcription factor — protein MLEECKALSNETRLAILAWLKDPAAHFPGADDAAEIGVCVGLIQRRAGCSVSTVSAHLAILQRAGFLQATRRGQWIYYRRDEQRIRAFTERLHHTL, from the coding sequence ATGCTCGAGGAATGCAAGGCGCTGTCCAACGAGACACGCCTGGCCATCCTGGCGTGGCTGAAGGACCCGGCCGCGCACTTTCCCGGCGCCGACGACGCGGCGGAGATCGGCGTCTGCGTCGGCCTGATCCAGCGTCGGGCCGGCTGCTCCGTCTCCACCGTCTCGGCCCACCTGGCGATCCTGCAGCGGGCCGGATTCCTGCAGGCCACCCGACGCGGCCAGTGGATCTACTACCGCCGCGACGAGCAGCGCATCCGCGCCTTCACCGAACGCCTGCACCACACCCTGTGA
- a CDS encoding YwqG family protein yields the protein MGILESTANAADLIEVARTTLPPAVADTWIGLLRPAVRFRRAEVGDVVVGQLGGAPALPEDLEWPRSTAGRPLGFVAGVDLARVPTGSLDIPLPADGRLLMFYRDPSEDPDKRFWISDPVPVRQPPTGHLVFGPAGTQTTTRTEPGAAVYPEIPLAMEVTATGPDWDHPALEQAVADLSEADRRFMAEPSNSDDFRDELSMRTETPHHYLGGYAHPVQRSVEFAAAMQRLGSGVSSSDPALWDEARQWTSLMQIDSDDDAEMMWGDSGSLYWVIRRDDLAAGRFDAAAFLFQCH from the coding sequence GTGGGGATCCTGGAGTCGACGGCGAATGCGGCCGACCTGATCGAGGTGGCGCGGACGACGCTGCCGCCGGCGGTGGCGGATACGTGGATCGGGCTGTTGCGTCCCGCCGTCCGGTTTCGTCGAGCCGAGGTCGGCGACGTGGTCGTCGGGCAGCTGGGTGGGGCGCCGGCGTTGCCGGAGGATCTGGAATGGCCGCGGTCGACAGCGGGGCGTCCCCTAGGTTTCGTCGCGGGTGTCGACCTGGCTCGAGTCCCGACCGGCAGCCTGGACATCCCGTTGCCGGCCGACGGCAGGCTGCTGATGTTCTACCGCGACCCGTCGGAGGATCCGGACAAGAGGTTCTGGATCAGCGATCCGGTACCTGTCCGTCAGCCGCCGACAGGTCACCTCGTGTTCGGGCCGGCGGGAACGCAGACGACGACGCGAACCGAACCCGGCGCGGCCGTCTACCCCGAGATCCCGCTCGCCATGGAGGTGACCGCGACGGGGCCGGACTGGGATCATCCCGCCCTGGAGCAGGCCGTTGCGGACCTGTCCGAGGCGGACCGACGGTTCATGGCCGAGCCGTCCAACAGCGACGACTTCCGCGACGAGCTCAGCATGCGGACCGAGACGCCGCACCACTACCTCGGCGGATACGCCCACCCTGTCCAGAGATCAGTCGAGTTCGCCGCCGCGATGCAACGCCTGGGCAGCGGTGTCTCCTCCTCCGATCCGGCGTTGTGGGACGAGGCCCGTCAGTGGACGTCACTGATGCAGATCGACTCCGACGACGACGCGGAGATGATGTGGGGCGACAGCGGCAGTCTGTACTGGGTGATCCGGCGCGACGACCTTGCCGCAGGCCGCTTCGACGCCGCGGCCTTCCTCTTCCAGTGCCATTGA
- a CDS encoding DUF7919 family protein: MTHFVDLSPYTYNDTDIIWTYEGWVTYRPRYERLNVGWLDAPHDFPQGPTPPWLPDALLDIVAGPQINSMRGFHVCAFCPRSKAATRSMIEVDHPSGELSLGHTEIRIPARAGTMFAAPSLIWHYITAHEYRPPADFIEAVKGYDSSWTREPSPWIPEDADRILVD, translated from the coding sequence GTGACGCACTTCGTGGATCTCAGTCCGTACACCTACAACGACACCGACATCATCTGGACCTACGAGGGATGGGTCACCTACCGGCCCCGATACGAGCGCCTCAACGTCGGCTGGCTCGACGCACCCCACGACTTCCCCCAGGGACCGACGCCGCCGTGGCTCCCTGACGCGCTGCTCGACATCGTCGCCGGGCCGCAGATCAACTCCATGCGCGGCTTCCATGTGTGCGCGTTCTGCCCGAGATCGAAGGCCGCGACGCGATCCATGATCGAAGTGGACCACCCGAGCGGAGAACTGTCGCTCGGCCACACCGAGATCAGGATCCCGGCGCGGGCCGGAACGATGTTCGCTGCCCCCAGTCTCATCTGGCACTACATCACCGCCCACGAGTACCGTCCACCAGCCGATTTCATCGAAGCGGTGAAGGGCTACGACAGCAGCTGGACAAGAGAACCGAGCCCGTGGATCCCGGAGGACGCCGACCGAATCCTGGTCGATTGA
- a CDS encoding NUDIX hydrolase, with protein MPISPYIAGLRARIGHDLLMLPGVSAVVRNDRGQILLGRRSDDGS; from the coding sequence ATGCCGATCTCGCCCTACATCGCTGGCCTTCGTGCTCGTATCGGCCACGATCTGTTGATGCTGCCCGGAGTCAGCGCCGTTGTCCGCAACGACCGCGGGCAGATCCTGCTCGGCCGGCGCAGCGACGACGGATCGTGA
- a CDS encoding ATP-binding protein, producing the protein MATSMPMFWVGGTPGSGKSTTVRRLSRELDLALHPVDAYTYDHLERLGAIGPSLDEALALGATMAADDFERVAALRLPAVMDDIRAAQVAGVPTLVEGPHSTPERRRSGRPSTRSG; encoded by the coding sequence GTGGCGACGAGCATGCCGATGTTCTGGGTCGGTGGCACCCCGGGATCCGGAAAGTCGACGACGGTCCGCCGGCTCTCTCGCGAGCTCGATCTCGCGTTGCATCCGGTGGACGCCTACACCTATGACCATCTGGAACGCCTCGGTGCCATCGGGCCCTCGCTCGATGAGGCGCTCGCCCTGGGTGCGACGATGGCGGCCGACGACTTCGAACGCGTCGCGGCTCTGAGGCTGCCGGCCGTGATGGACGACATCCGTGCCGCTCAGGTCGCGGGGGTGCCGACGCTCGTCGAGGGACCGCACTCCACCCCCGAGCGGCGGCGAAGTGGTCGCCCATCGACGCGGTCTGGCTGA